The Struthio camelus isolate bStrCam1 chromosome 12, bStrCam1.hap1, whole genome shotgun sequence genome includes a window with the following:
- the FOXB1 gene encoding forkhead box protein B1 — protein sequence MPRPGRNTYSDQKPPYSYISLTAMAIQSSPEKMLPLSEIYKFIMDRFPYYRENTQRWQNSLRHNLSFNDCFIKIPRRPDQPGKGSFWALHPSCGDMFENGSFLRRRKRFKVVKSDHLAPSKPADAAQYLQQQAKLRLSALAATGTHLPQMSTYNLGVSQPSSFKHPFAIENIIAREYKMPGGLAFSTMQPMPAAYPLPNQLTTVGSSIGTGWPHMYSSGMIDTATPISMASSEYSAYGVPIKPLCHGGQTLPAIPVPIKPTPAAVPALPALPAPIPTILSNSPPSLSPTSSQTATSQSSPATPSETLTSPAPALHSVAVH from the coding sequence ATGCCTCGCCCGGGCAGAAACACGTACAGTGACCAGAAGCCTCCCTACTCCTACATCTCCCTGACCGCCATGGCGATCCAGAGCTCCCCGGAGAAGATGCTGCCCCTGAGCGAGATCTACAAGTTCATCATGGACCGGTTCCCCTACTACCGGGAGAACACGCAGCGCTGGCAGAACTCCCTCCGCCACAACCTCTCCTTCAACGACTGCTTCATCAAGATCCCGCGCCGCCCCGACCAGCCGGGCAAGGGCAGCTTCTGGGCGCTGCACCCCAGCTGCGGGGACATGTTCGAGAACGGCAGCTTCCTGCGCCGCCGCAAGCGCTTCAAAGTGGTCAAGTCGGACCACCTGGCCCCCAGCAAGCCGGCCGACGCGGCGCAGTACCTGCAGCAGCAGGCGAAGCTGCGCCTCAGCGCCCTGGCCGCCACGGGCACCCACCTGCCCCAGATGTCGACGTACAACCTCGGCGTGTCCCAGCCCTCCAGCTTTAAGCACCCCTTCGCCATCGAAAACATCATCGCCAGAGAGTACAAGATGCCCGGCGGACTTGCCTTTTCCACGATGCAGCCCATGCCGGCCGCCTATCCCCTCCCCAACCAGTTGACTACGGTGGGCAGCTCCATTGGCACGGGCTGGCCCCACATGTACAGCTCCGGCATGATCGACACCGCCACCCCCATCTCCATGGCCAGCAGCGAGTACAGCGCGTACGGCGTGCCCATTAAGCCGCTCTGCCATGGGGGGCAGACTTTGCCggccatccccgtccccatcaagCCTACTCCCGCCGCGGTGCcggcgctgccggcgctgcccgcgcccaTCCCCACCATCCTCTCGAACTCGCCGCCCTCCCTGAGCCCCACGTCCTCGCAGACCGCCACCAGCcaaagcagcccggccacccccagcGAGACTCTCACCAGCCCGGCGCCCGCCCTGCACTCGGTGGCGGTGCACTGA